The DNA sequence CGTCGAATTTGTCCGGATCGGCAAAATACTGTTTGGCCGTGTCCACCACGCGTTTGAGCAAAGCCGCGTCATCGGGCGCGATATCCTGCACGCTGAGATGCTTTTTGATGACGTCCTCGGAAAATTCTCCGTACAGCTGGCCAATGGCGGCATTGAGAAACGCGGATGTCAATGTGGAAACG is a window from the Spartobacteria bacterium genome containing:
- a CDS encoding DUF4325 domain-containing protein, which produces MNKKTLSLFEIVGNGLCVASGDGNKVHARLAAALREGVGVSLNFHNVSTLTSAFLNAAIGQLYGEFSEDVIKKHLSVQDIAPDDAALLKRVVDTAKQYFADPDKFDAAIKDTWEDDDDA